Proteins encoded by one window of Nitrincola iocasae:
- a CDS encoding LysE family translocator produces the protein MFTAEFFLTSLVVVLIPGTGVVFTISTGLMHGRRASLYASLGCTLGILPHLLATILGLAAIMHTSAVAFQILKYAGVAYLLYLAVVTWRDRTAFSIQELSRKEGAGSLVIKAFLLNILNPKLTIFFLAFLPQFVTTDAQSPLSQLLGLSAIFMAMTFAVFVLYGQLAHRFRAAVIESPQVQEWLRRSFAAAFAGLGVQLAMSDR, from the coding sequence ATGTTCACTGCTGAGTTCTTCCTTACCTCGTTGGTTGTTGTGCTCATTCCTGGCACAGGTGTTGTATTTACCATCTCCACAGGGCTAATGCACGGGCGTCGTGCAAGCCTTTACGCTTCGCTGGGTTGCACGCTTGGTATCCTTCCGCATCTATTGGCCACTATTCTGGGCCTGGCTGCTATTATGCATACAAGCGCGGTAGCGTTTCAGATACTCAAGTATGCGGGTGTTGCGTATCTCCTTTACCTTGCTGTTGTTACATGGCGTGATCGAACTGCTTTCTCTATTCAAGAGTTATCGCGCAAAGAAGGGGCTGGTTCATTGGTGATTAAGGCCTTCTTGCTAAATATTCTCAACCCGAAGCTAACCATCTTCTTCCTGGCCTTTTTACCGCAATTCGTTACAACTGATGCGCAGTCACCCTTGAGTCAATTGCTCGGTCTGAGTGCTATCTTCATGGCTATGACCTTCGCTGTTTTCGTTCTCTATGGTCAGCTCGCTCATAGGTTCCGAGCCGCTGTTATAGAATCCCCTCAGGTTCAGGAGTGGTTGCGTAGAAGCTTCGCTGCAGCCTTTGCGGGTCTTGGTGTGCAACTCGCTATGTCGGATAGATAA
- a CDS encoding RBBP9/YdeN family alpha/beta hydrolase codes for MKILILPGFGNSGPDHWQSRWEQLNKNCMRVNQERWESPICSDWVASLEDAVKSSGPRTTLVAHSLGCLLVAHWAAKTNLKINAALLVAVPNPQSPAFPTQAFGFEPLPVDRLPFKSIVVASTNDPYGGIIYSEECASNWGSDLVNIGEAGHINGDSGLGDWPEGQTLLRQLEGLI; via the coding sequence ATGAAAATTCTCATTCTACCCGGTTTCGGAAATTCAGGGCCAGATCACTGGCAAAGTCGCTGGGAACAACTCAATAAAAACTGTATGCGTGTTAACCAAGAGCGTTGGGAAAGCCCTATCTGCTCAGACTGGGTTGCCTCACTTGAAGACGCTGTTAAATCTTCCGGTCCAAGGACCACGCTTGTAGCGCATAGCTTAGGGTGCTTACTTGTTGCTCACTGGGCAGCCAAGACGAATCTGAAAATAAATGCAGCTTTACTCGTCGCTGTTCCAAACCCCCAAAGTCCTGCATTCCCTACCCAAGCCTTTGGGTTTGAGCCATTGCCAGTGGATAGGTTACCTTTTAAATCTATTGTTGTCGCAAGTACCAACGATCCCTATGGCGGAATCATCTACTCTGAAGAATGTGCGTCAAACTGGGGGAGCGACCTGGTCAACATAGGCGAGGCGGGTCATATCAATGGCGATAGTGGTTTGGGTGATTGGCCTGAGGGTCAAACGTTGCTGCGACAACTTGAGGGGCTTATTTGA
- a CDS encoding isocitrate lyase/PEP mutase family protein yields MHMHLNKAKTFRDLHAQSKVFLMPNAWDGGSARMLAAAGFSAIATTSAGIAYSLGLPDYEGAVTRTDMLNRVREIAEAVNVPVSADLEAGYGAEPEQVAETIELAIISGAIGGNIEDFTGDLTTPLFDLPLAIERIHMARKVADKSDIPFTLTARTDCYLTGVKNPFSEAVHRANSYREAGADCLFVPGVSDPKVIAELVKEIDAPLNVVMGLKGQPLTVSQLEDLGVRRISIGGSLARATYGLMRRAAQEMVVDGTFNYSNDQVPDAELSAFFAGHRNT; encoded by the coding sequence ATGCACATGCATCTTAACAAGGCCAAAACATTCCGTGATCTTCATGCACAATCGAAGGTCTTTCTGATGCCCAATGCTTGGGATGGTGGTAGCGCCCGAATGCTTGCAGCGGCTGGATTTTCCGCTATCGCGACGACGAGCGCAGGTATTGCATACTCGCTCGGACTTCCGGACTATGAGGGAGCCGTTACGCGAACGGACATGCTCAATAGAGTACGAGAAATAGCCGAAGCCGTTAATGTCCCAGTGAGCGCCGATCTTGAAGCGGGTTATGGTGCTGAGCCTGAGCAGGTAGCCGAGACGATAGAACTCGCAATTATCTCTGGAGCTATTGGTGGAAACATAGAAGACTTCACCGGCGATCTAACCACGCCCCTGTTCGACCTGCCACTCGCCATAGAGCGAATTCATATGGCGCGCAAAGTGGCCGATAAAAGCGACATTCCGTTCACGTTGACTGCCCGCACGGATTGCTACCTTACTGGCGTGAAAAACCCCTTTTCGGAAGCTGTTCACAGGGCAAATAGCTATAGGGAAGCGGGTGCAGATTGCCTGTTTGTTCCTGGTGTGTCGGATCCGAAAGTGATTGCTGAGCTGGTTAAAGAGATCGACGCGCCACTAAATGTTGTCATGGGCCTCAAGGGGCAGCCGTTAACGGTTTCTCAGCTTGAAGATCTGGGTGTGCGGCGTATTAGTATCGGAGGGAGTCTCGCTCGTGCTACATACGGACTCATGCGAAGGGCCGCACAAGAAATGGTTGTAGATGGCACGTTTAACTATTCGAATGATCAAGTTCCGGATGCCGAACTTAGTGCGTTTTTCGCCGGTCATCGTAACACCTAA
- a CDS encoding SMP-30/gluconolactonase/LRE family protein: MKALFTITLLTCCVATYVAASQPTPIWEQTGFEQPESALVDPMTGLVYISNIAGQPMEKNAQGYISQLNADGTVREKHWASDMNAPKGMAIVDNHLLVADIDRLRVFNLDTGIQTQELMADAGMLNDIAADSAGNAYISDMLGTQLFRYHDGELELWLNSEELQHPNGVFVDGEDLIVATWGHPIADDFTTQTPGSLMRISLADKNLQPITGGEQLGNLDGVVKIGDAFWVNDWINGALYRVTDGRAEKIAQYPAGLADINIGGGLLFLPLMLDGEVSAVDITSLP; this comes from the coding sequence ATGAAGGCATTATTCACGATCACACTACTGACCTGCTGCGTGGCCACTTATGTTGCCGCAAGTCAGCCTACACCCATCTGGGAGCAAACAGGATTTGAACAACCGGAATCGGCGCTGGTAGACCCTATGACCGGCCTGGTTTACATTAGCAACATAGCTGGCCAACCCATGGAAAAGAATGCTCAGGGCTATATCAGCCAATTAAATGCCGATGGTACTGTCCGAGAAAAGCACTGGGCAAGCGACATGAATGCCCCCAAAGGCATGGCAATTGTCGATAATCACTTGTTGGTTGCTGATATCGACCGGCTCCGGGTATTTAATCTCGATACAGGTATCCAAACGCAGGAGCTAATGGCTGATGCCGGTATGCTGAACGACATAGCCGCCGACTCGGCAGGCAATGCCTATATCTCCGATATGCTCGGCACCCAGCTGTTCCGCTACCACGATGGCGAACTCGAACTTTGGCTTAACTCCGAAGAGCTACAGCATCCCAACGGCGTTTTCGTCGATGGTGAAGATTTAATTGTTGCTACTTGGGGACACCCGATTGCGGATGACTTCACCACCCAAACTCCTGGAAGCCTGATGCGCATATCCCTGGCAGATAAAAACCTGCAACCCATCACTGGTGGGGAGCAACTGGGCAACCTGGACGGCGTAGTTAAGATTGGCGATGCCTTCTGGGTGAATGACTGGATAAACGGCGCCCTTTATAGAGTAACCGATGGACGCGCCGAAAAGATCGCTCAGTACCCTGCAGGATTGGCTGATATCAATATCGGCGGCGGCCTGTTGTTTCTGCCACTGATGTTGGACGGTGAGGTTAGTGCAGTAGATATCACATCGCTTCCGTAG
- a CDS encoding helix-turn-helix domain-containing protein, with translation MSAAVFSRLKQILRSRGLTYADLALRLNLSEVSIKRTFASGDCKLSRLKAICRALDLDLHGLLEAESEAIAVAKLLPLPAAEALAVDRSLLSVFILLLNGYSPEHLSDIYNLSSSELYLYLRELEELELLKLGAGMEVQLRVTPPVDFLGHPALAKQVKQLNLDFLDWVFQRKDEPGYLFETSSRHLTDESIAIMRDELRELGARFRRLAHRDALLAPRHQLHGVKFIGVFGPVPFDRLLQVQKR, from the coding sequence ATGTCAGCAGCCGTGTTTTCCCGTTTGAAGCAAATATTAAGAAGCCGTGGTCTGACTTATGCTGATCTGGCTCTACGTCTGAATTTGTCTGAAGTCAGTATCAAGCGCACCTTTGCCTCAGGCGATTGCAAATTAAGTCGCCTCAAGGCCATCTGTCGCGCGTTGGATCTGGACTTACATGGATTGCTGGAAGCAGAGTCGGAAGCTATAGCGGTGGCCAAGCTACTGCCCCTTCCTGCAGCTGAAGCCCTGGCGGTGGATCGTTCACTGTTATCGGTGTTTATTTTATTGCTGAATGGCTACAGTCCCGAACACTTGAGTGATATCTACAACCTAAGTTCTTCAGAGCTTTATCTGTACCTGCGTGAACTTGAGGAACTGGAGTTGCTCAAGCTAGGAGCCGGCATGGAGGTGCAACTGCGAGTAACGCCACCGGTGGACTTTCTTGGTCATCCGGCACTGGCCAAGCAGGTTAAACAGCTTAACCTCGATTTTCTTGACTGGGTGTTCCAGCGAAAGGATGAGCCTGGTTATCTGTTCGAAACCAGCTCCCGTCATTTGACCGATGAAAGCATCGCTATTATGCGAGATGAACTGCGAGAGCTCGGGGCCAGGTTTCGCAGGCTGGCACACCGAGACGCACTCTTGGCGCCGCGGCATCAGCTTCACGGGGTCAAGTTCATCGGTGTCTTTGGACCGGTTCCATTTGACCGATTATTGCAGGTACAAAAGCGCTGA
- the trhA gene encoding PAQR family membrane homeostasis protein TrhA — MNRHYSIAGREQTPREEVANSVSHGIGMFAALIGAFFLIKHAVMLGDPAFIVGCSVFAATMVMLYMASSLYHALPPGSNKAVFLVIEHSGIFLLIAGTYTPLTLGVLYGPWGWLLLGIVWGLAFIGITLKILLKSHHHILFTSLYLLMGWTIVIAIEPLMANISQTGLFLLVAGGLSYTVGVIFFATDSALKYGHFVWHLFVIGGTTCHYFAVLGYKG, encoded by the coding sequence ATGAATAGGCATTACTCAATAGCAGGACGTGAACAGACACCGCGAGAGGAGGTCGCTAACTCGGTCAGTCATGGCATAGGGATGTTTGCGGCGCTGATTGGTGCTTTCTTTCTTATCAAACATGCTGTGATGCTTGGAGACCCTGCATTTATCGTGGGCTGCAGCGTTTTCGCAGCCACCATGGTGATGCTCTATATGGCATCCTCCCTCTACCATGCTTTGCCGCCTGGTAGTAACAAGGCGGTGTTTCTGGTGATTGAGCATTCGGGCATATTTCTGTTGATTGCCGGTACTTACACGCCGTTAACACTGGGTGTTTTGTACGGCCCTTGGGGTTGGTTGTTGCTGGGAATTGTTTGGGGGCTCGCCTTTATCGGGATCACCTTAAAGATCCTTCTCAAGTCACATCACCACATTCTGTTCACCAGTCTTTACCTGCTGATGGGTTGGACAATCGTGATTGCAATCGAGCCGTTGATGGCCAATATCTCTCAGACTGGCTTATTTTTGTTAGTGGCAGGAGGCCTGTCCTACACAGTCGGCGTGATCTTCTTTGCCACTGACTCAGCATTGAAATACGGCCACTTTGTCTGGCATTTGTTCGTTATTGGCGGTACTACCTGCCATTATTTTGCCGTGCTTGGGTATAAAGGCTGA
- a CDS encoding HAD family hydrolase has translation MPLRAILFDHDGTLVDSEPVHYALWQTVLAQYGVSLSEQLYRQDYAGVPTKANAVDIVHRFELDELPETLVAAKDAATSEYLRRNAFPLMNGVLETIREFRLCGLDLAIVTGAGSESVYATLKANNLGDSFVTVVSGDDVRASKPAPDCYLLALRRLGLQASECLAVEDTQHGLKASHAAGIGCLAVPTTMSMHHDFGVAQAVLEGMPQVTEHVQQLLKVEKLKQFTHLG, from the coding sequence ATGCCACTTAGAGCCATTCTTTTTGACCACGATGGAACCTTAGTTGACTCCGAACCAGTTCACTATGCGTTATGGCAAACTGTCTTGGCTCAGTATGGCGTCTCGTTGTCCGAGCAACTGTACAGACAAGACTATGCCGGTGTGCCCACCAAGGCCAATGCCGTTGATATAGTGCATAGGTTTGAGCTTGATGAGCTCCCCGAAACGCTGGTAGCAGCGAAAGATGCCGCTACCAGCGAGTACCTACGTCGAAACGCCTTTCCACTCATGAATGGTGTACTTGAAACTATCAGGGAATTTCGTCTTTGTGGTCTAGATCTCGCCATAGTTACAGGAGCGGGCTCAGAAAGCGTCTATGCAACCCTTAAGGCAAATAATCTCGGTGATAGCTTTGTTACCGTTGTATCAGGGGATGATGTTCGCGCAAGTAAACCAGCGCCGGACTGCTATCTACTGGCTCTACGGCGGCTAGGCTTGCAAGCATCTGAATGCCTTGCTGTTGAAGATACACAACATGGTTTGAAAGCATCGCATGCCGCCGGTATTGGTTGTTTAGCCGTACCTACGACCATGTCAATGCATCACGATTTTGGTGTTGCCCAGGCCGTACTTGAAGGCATGCCACAGGTTACGGAGCATGTGCAACAATTGCTTAAAGTCGAGAAACTTAAGCAGTTTACTCACTTGGGATAG
- a CDS encoding SDR family oxidoreductase, translating into MNKVVIVTGGGRGIGAATSKLLASRGYAVCVNYRSDAKSADAVVAEITALGGRAFSFQADVSKDTDVVALFDVTEKTYGHVTHLVNNAGILYPQSCLADIEVERFNKVLLSNVTSCFLCSREFINRSKSTGAIVNVSSAASRSGAPFEYIDYAASKGAMDSLTKGLSLEVASKGIRVNSVRPGFIYTDMHADGGEPNRVERLAPQIPLQRGGTPDEVANAIAWLLSDEASYVTGSFIDLAGGK; encoded by the coding sequence ATGAATAAAGTTGTTATCGTTACTGGCGGTGGTCGAGGAATTGGTGCGGCAACGTCGAAGTTGTTAGCATCAAGAGGGTATGCTGTCTGTGTCAATTACCGTTCAGATGCCAAAAGTGCCGATGCTGTCGTTGCTGAAATTACGGCGCTTGGTGGTAGAGCGTTTTCGTTCCAAGCTGATGTTTCCAAAGATACTGACGTTGTAGCTTTATTCGATGTAACCGAAAAAACCTATGGCCATGTTACACATTTAGTCAATAACGCAGGCATTTTGTATCCTCAGTCGTGTCTTGCTGACATAGAGGTTGAGCGGTTTAACAAAGTTCTGTTATCTAATGTAACTAGCTGTTTTCTTTGCTCACGTGAATTTATCAATCGAAGTAAATCGACAGGCGCTATCGTGAATGTGTCATCAGCGGCTTCACGAAGCGGCGCGCCGTTTGAATATATCGATTATGCCGCCTCTAAAGGGGCGATGGATTCATTAACAAAAGGCTTGTCACTGGAGGTCGCTTCTAAGGGTATTCGTGTGAACTCGGTAAGACCCGGTTTCATTTATACGGATATGCATGCGGATGGCGGTGAGCCTAACCGAGTTGAACGCTTAGCGCCTCAGATCCCGTTGCAACGTGGTGGTACACCTGATGAAGTAGCAAATGCTATTGCTTGGTTATTATCAGATGAAGCATCCTATGTTACTGGATCATTCATCGATCTGGCCGGCGGGAAATAG